The following coding sequences are from one Ammospiza nelsoni isolate bAmmNel1 chromosome 5, bAmmNel1.pri, whole genome shotgun sequence window:
- the LOC132073537 gene encoding probable G-protein coupled receptor 19, which produces MDNSSGPVLLFTLLLMQNTSSPKASSPPAGYEMAELPFPGASLSRNHSLVEYGLRPGEIAAASVVWGVLWLISVMGNFLVCSVIYRRRRTQSSPNYFVASMACADLVSSVGSAPFLLLQLSCGRWVLGSGVCRLVRYIQYLTPGVQMDVLFTISLYRCYTLIHPLNFRVCREKVKRMTLISWLCGALFASPACYLYGSSSDHHCNFFLPSSELGVTSGVFHLSLLLLLIPSLLIIRCYQKLFTYIWRSGTEGTAGRRTMNLVLRRKVKTTKLFSIFVLNFLLSWLPFFMVQLWHPQETDYRKSSLLFLAITWISFSSSASKPILFYIYDANFRRGMIEICCMWKYPRTDIYTITASSRTAGNNHIIPAQPHQRLTCDAFNREVKEHELARPGESSPTNTFAKRVSLL; this is translated from the coding sequence ATGGATAACAGCAGTGGTCCTGTTCTTCTCTTTACCTTGCTCCTGATGCAGAACACGAGCAGCCCCAAAgcctcctcccctcctgctggCTACGAGATGGCAGAACTTCCATTCCCAGGAGCCAGCCTGAGCAGGAACCACTCTCTGGTAGAGTATGGGCTGAGGCCAGGGGAAATCGCAGCTGCCAGCGTGGTTTGGGGAGTGCTGTGGCTGATCTCTGTCATGGGAAACTTCCTGGTTTGCTCAGTGATCTACAGAAGGAGGAGGACACAGTCCTCTCCCAACTATTTTGTGGCGTCCATGGCGTGTGCAGACCTGGTGAGCAGCGTGGGGAGCGcgcccttcctgctgctgcagctgagctgcgGGCGCTGGGTGCTGGGCAGCGGCGTGTGCCGGCTGGTCAGGTACATCCAGTACCTCACGCCCGGGGTCCAGATGGATGTGCTCTTCACCATCAGCTTGTATCGATGCTACACTCTCATCCATCCCCTGAATTTCAGAGTTTGCAGGGAGAAAGTCAAGAGAATGACTCTGATCTCTTGGCTGTGTGGTGCTCTGTTTGCATCACCAGCCTGTTATCTCTATGGCTCCAGCAGTGACCACCACTGCAACTTCTTCCTCCCCAGTTCTGAGCTAGGAGTCACCTCTGGTGTCTTCCACCTCTCATTGCTGTTGCTTTTGATCCCATCACTCCTTATTATCCGCTGCTACCAGAAACTCTTCACCTACATTTGGAGAAGTGGGACTGAAGGCACAGCTGGAAGGAGGACAATGAATCTTGTCTTAAGAAGAAAAGTGAAAACTACCAAGTTGTTTTCCATCTTTGTCTTGAATTTTCTTCTGTCCTGGCTGCCTTTCTTCATGGTACAGTTGTGGCACCCACAGGAAACAGACTACAGAAAGAGCTCCTTGCTTTTCCTGGCCATCACCTGGATCTCTTTCAGTTCCTCAGCCTCTAAACCAATCCTCTTCTACATCTATGATGCAAACTTCAGAAGAGGAATGATAGAAATTTGTTGCATGTGGAAATACCCCAGAACCGACATCTACACCATTACTGCCAGTTCCAGGACAGCTGGAAATAATCACATTATCCCAGCCCAACCTCACCAAAGACTCACCTGTGATGCTTTTAACAGAGAAGTAAAGGAGCATGAGCTTGCCAGGCCTGGTGAGTCCAGTCCCACAAACACATTTGCCAAGAGAGTTTCATTACTTTGA
- the MRPS35 gene encoding small ribosomal subunit protein mS35, with translation MAARAGRCCRVGLSGGALLSQALLSRALLSRAASGVPATPRWGRAALSSAPAVSGREGPQAREGSVRRRGRTPQFVRSAAPPRTERMAVDQDWSSVYPTAASFKPASVPLPIRMGYPVKRGVPPSKEGNLELIKIPNFLHLTPPAIKKHCAALKDFCTEWPSALDSDEKCEQHFPIEVETVDYVSSGTSIRNPKARVVTLRVKLSNLNLDDHAKKKLIKLVGERYCQETDVLTITTDRCPLRRQNYDYGMHLLTVLYHESWKTEKWESEKSEEDMEEYIWENSQSQKNALDTLLRIKASENVSNVTKEELLASEVVKNYRNSVIALKNEGETESNISQYKESVKKLLNIQA, from the exons ATGGCGGCGCGGGCCGGGCGGTGCTGCCGGGTCGGGCTGAGCGGCggggctctgctgtcccaggctctgctgtcccGGGCTCTGCTGTCCCGGGCTGCCAGCGGGGTTCCAGCCACCCCTCGATGGGGACGCGCCGCTTTGTCGTCGGCGCCCGCGGTGAGCGGCAGGGAAGGGCCGCAGGCTCGGGAAG gcTCAGTAAGGAGAAGAGGCAGGACACCACAGTTTGTAAGATCA GCTGCACCCCCCAGGACAGAGAGGATGGCTGTGGATCAGGACTGGAGCAGTGTGTACCCAACAGCAGCTTCCTTCAAACCTGCCTCTGTGCCTCTCCCCATCAGAATGGGCTACCCAGTGAAGAGAGGAGTGCCTCCATCAAAAGAAGGCAACCTAGAGCTTATCAAG ATCCCCAATTTTTTGCATCTTACTCCTCCTGCAATTAAgaagcactgtgctgctctcaAAG ATTTCTGCACTGAATGGCCAAGTGCTCTGGACAGTGATGAGAAATGTGAGCAGCATTTTCCCATTGAAGTTGAAACAGTAGATTATGTTTCTTCAGGGACTTCTATTCGGAATCCCAAAGCAAGAGTGGTGACCTTAAGA GTTAAACTTTCCAACCTGAATTTGGATGACCATGCAAAGAAGAAGCTGATTAAGCTCGTGGGAGAGCGGTACTGTCAGGAGACAGATGTGCTCACAATTACAACAGACAG GTGTCCCCTAAGAAGGCAGAACTATGATTATGGCATGCACCTGCTCACAGTTCTGTACCACGAATCCTGG aaaactgAGAAGTGGGAGAGCGAGAAGTCTGAGGAAGACATGGAAGAGTATATCTGGGAAAACAGTCAGTCTCAGAAAAATGCCTTGGACACCCTGCTTCGAATAAAAGCCTCAGAGAATGTCAGTAATGTCACtaaggaggagctgctggcgtCTGAGGTGGTTAAGAATTACAGAAACTCAGTCATTGCTCTTAAAAATGAAGGTGAAACAGAAAGTAACATATCTCAGTACAAGGAATCTGTGAAGAAGCTGCTGAATATACAAGCATGA
- the MANSC4 gene encoding MANSC domain-containing protein 4, whose translation MAVLLAAAQALLLLLLGLLGLPGLPQRLCSPTAFYKNCWIRRFPGLLLDLRESRRRGARLLRGYAETSSQQCSRSCCLLSNVSCNLAVFYHGAIHGNRNCLHMSCPALESCILKAGVDVILYNITTGIDPDLLIFEKLKSQETNAYSSASKSERQHSTKTPDGGRCQHHSGTTSGSPLLQAPPAATSHGLPANTPSPSWSLTVQRTEGAAYGRAQTSPAAIDLAERTSSRSVITSSAKTAHSAWSPRPAQVLSHVPTRPHRNSSKQHLNETKGYSGRNSTSDNEAAAWEAAALGVWLIPVVLCSSLLCLCCCTVALTAGRCSYRRGHYKPVRTRTTMSRQLIKHAPGRGNL comes from the exons ATGGCCGTGCTGCTGGCGGCGGCACaagcgctgctgctgctgctgctggggctcctggggctgcccggGCTCCCCCAGCGCCTCTGCTCGCCCACCGCCTTCTACAAGAACTGCTGGATCCGGCGCTTCCCGGGGCTCCTGCTGGACCTGCGGGAGTCGCGGCGCCGGGGAGCGCGGCTGCTGCGGGGCTACGCCGAAACCTcatcccagcagtgcagcaggagctgctgcctcctgagcaACG TCTCCTGCAATCTAGCAGTCTTCTACCATGGAGCCATTCATGGGAACAGGAACTGCCTGCACATGTCTTGCCCAGCTTTGGAAAGCTGCATTCTAAAGGCTGGAGTtgatgtcattttgtacaacatCACAACAG GGATTGATCCAGATCTTCTCATTTTTGAGAAACTGAAATCCCAAGAAACAAATGCCTACTCCTCAGCAAGTAAATCTgagaggcagcacagcacaaagaCCCCTGACGGGGGAAGATGCCAACATCACAGTGGCACCACGTCAGGTTCTCCTCTGCTCcaagctcctcctgctgccacgAGCCATGGCTTACCAGCAAacactcccagccccagctggagcCTGACAGTGCAGAGAACTGAAGGTGCTGCCTATGGCAGGGCACAAACCTCCCCAGCAGCCATTGATCTTGCTGAGAGGACAAGCAGCAGGTCAGTCATCACCAGCTCAGCCAAGACTGCGCACTCAGCTTGGAGCCCCCGGCCTGCCCAGGTGTTATCACACGTGCCCACCCGTCCTCACCGGAACAGCAGCAAGCAGCACCTCAATGAAACCAAAGGCTACAGTGGGAGGAATTCCACATCAGACAAcgaggcagcagcctgggaagctgcagcttTGGGGGTCTGGCTGATTCCTGTTGTCCTGtgctcctctctcctctgcctgtgctgttgCACTGTTGCCCTAACAGCCGGGCGCTGCAGCTACAGGAGGGGTCACTACAAACCTGTAAGGACAAGAACAACCATGTCCAGACAGCTCATAAAACATGCTCCTGGCAGAGGTAATCTGTGA